One Mycobacterium kubicae genomic window carries:
- the pglX gene encoding BREX-1 system adenine-specific DNA-methyltransferase PglX: METAPLKSFATWARTALIREVTARIAVVLGPASPERVEQPKAVAALEQAVNTAGGGDKGRSAVADRVAYTWFNRIIALRFMDSNGCTGIGVVSPPVGVGAGQPEILAEAKRGNIDSEVVSQKTRDAITGLLNGTRRSDDPQGEAYALLLTEYCRRWNRAMPFMFEREGDFTELLIPANLLADDSVLNRAVHVLTKDVCQDVEVIGWLYQFYISERKAEVFAGIKKGRKVDASGIPAATELFTPHWIVRYLVENSLGRLWMLNRPTSRLVDQMEYYIEPVDEETDFLRITSPEELTVIDPACGSGHMLTYAFDLLYAMYEEEGYSPSEIPGLILTNNLYGTEIDPRAGALAAFAVTMKARAKQRTFFSKRVEPNICAIEPISFRPDELDFLVTPGGDGLAEVVFWNQFTKAETLGSLIRPNDAVTARLARHLETLHDGGDLLKADVIERAKRVLAQAEYLTRRYSVMVANPPYMGSRNMQASLKLELEKAYPDGKSDLYAAFIFRGLDLLDSGGVLAMITMQSWMFLKSYENLRRHILSSGRISSMLHLGARAFQTIGGEVVSTTTFTISKGPNHNRGVFVRLVDLSSQLTKSDGAKHAIGLRSASPRVHYLSGIDFDHFPGSIIAYWLPKSLRDLFVKCKALREIADPRKGLDTGNNDRFIRYWWEVGSQHSSYDRTDLKSAEESGAKWFPYNKGGDSRKWYGNHLFVVNWAHNGLEIREFGTEAGGTPRSAIRNPSYYFSPSISWSDVGGLAFRSYPQGFIHDNKGPSVFSADARITASLLAYLNSPLAAELLSAIAPTMSTQVGDVAILPARQADTFTDLTNTLVEVSRSDWDSFETSWNFKAFPLVCGVREAALSALVAEHLRRWEQFSRKQQALESKSNELVAALYGVMGEIDTEVTLDRVSLGRNAAFIYGPGLSEGECSKRSTCELIKELISYAVGCMFGRYSLDEPGLILADRSTTLQDYLTKVPAPTFTPDADNVLPVVDGDWFEDDIVAGFRRFLRVAFGEQHFEENLRFVADSLGVKDIRDYFLKSFYKDHVQRYKKRPIYWLFSSPKGSFNALIYMHRYTPSTVSTVLNEYLREFNAKLESSLQHQERLAAGGGTSRQQAAAQKEADRLRKVLLELDEYEHDVLYPLASQQISIDLDDGVKVNYPKFGAALKKIPGLEASE, translated from the coding sequence ATGGAAACCGCACCGCTAAAGTCCTTCGCCACATGGGCGCGCACCGCTCTTATTCGCGAAGTCACCGCGCGCATCGCCGTAGTGCTCGGACCGGCGTCACCGGAGAGAGTCGAGCAGCCCAAAGCTGTTGCAGCCCTGGAGCAGGCGGTCAACACGGCCGGCGGTGGCGACAAGGGCCGTTCGGCGGTGGCAGATCGGGTCGCCTACACCTGGTTTAACCGGATCATCGCTCTGCGGTTCATGGATTCCAACGGGTGCACCGGAATTGGAGTCGTCTCACCCCCAGTGGGGGTTGGCGCTGGCCAGCCGGAGATCCTAGCCGAGGCCAAGCGCGGCAACATTGATTCTGAGGTGGTCAGTCAGAAGACGCGCGACGCAATCACGGGGCTGCTCAACGGAACCCGCCGCAGCGACGACCCACAGGGCGAGGCCTACGCGCTGTTGCTCACCGAGTACTGCCGCCGCTGGAACCGCGCTATGCCTTTCATGTTCGAGCGCGAGGGCGACTTCACCGAGTTGCTCATCCCGGCCAACCTGCTCGCAGACGACTCAGTGCTGAACCGAGCGGTGCACGTTCTGACAAAGGACGTGTGCCAGGACGTCGAGGTGATTGGCTGGCTTTACCAGTTCTACATCTCGGAGCGAAAAGCCGAAGTCTTCGCTGGCATCAAGAAGGGGAGGAAGGTCGACGCATCCGGAATTCCCGCTGCCACAGAACTTTTTACGCCACACTGGATAGTGCGCTACCTGGTGGAGAACTCACTCGGGCGGCTATGGATGCTCAACCGCCCTACGTCTCGGCTTGTCGACCAGATGGAGTACTACATCGAACCCGTCGATGAGGAGACCGACTTCCTCAGAATCACCAGCCCCGAGGAACTCACGGTCATCGACCCGGCTTGTGGATCCGGGCACATGCTTACATATGCCTTCGATCTGCTCTACGCGATGTATGAGGAAGAGGGCTACTCGCCGTCGGAGATCCCCGGACTGATTCTGACCAATAACCTCTACGGCACCGAGATCGACCCGCGAGCCGGCGCGCTGGCCGCCTTCGCCGTGACCATGAAGGCCCGTGCAAAGCAGCGGACGTTCTTCAGCAAGCGGGTCGAACCCAACATCTGCGCAATCGAGCCGATTTCGTTCCGTCCCGATGAGCTTGATTTCTTGGTGACACCCGGCGGCGACGGCCTTGCTGAAGTCGTCTTCTGGAATCAGTTCACGAAGGCTGAGACGCTCGGCTCGCTTATTCGCCCCAATGACGCCGTGACCGCGCGCCTCGCGCGCCACCTGGAGACGCTCCACGACGGCGGAGACCTGCTCAAGGCAGACGTGATCGAGCGGGCCAAGCGGGTCCTCGCCCAGGCTGAGTACCTTACGCGGCGCTATTCTGTAATGGTTGCGAATCCTCCCTACATGGGATCTCGGAACATGCAGGCTTCATTAAAGCTCGAGCTTGAAAAGGCGTATCCTGACGGGAAGTCCGATCTCTACGCCGCGTTTATTTTTCGCGGTCTGGACTTACTCGACTCGGGCGGCGTTCTGGCCATGATCACGATGCAATCATGGATGTTCCTAAAGAGTTATGAGAATCTCCGACGACATATACTGTCTAGCGGACGCATCTCTTCGATGCTTCACTTAGGCGCGAGGGCATTTCAAACTATCGGTGGCGAGGTTGTTTCCACCACCACGTTCACAATAAGCAAGGGCCCGAATCATAATCGTGGAGTTTTTGTTCGGCTAGTGGACCTGAGCTCACAGTTGACTAAGAGTGACGGAGCGAAGCATGCGATTGGCCTCAGATCGGCGAGCCCGCGGGTGCATTACTTGTCCGGCATCGATTTCGACCACTTCCCGGGAAGCATCATCGCTTACTGGCTCCCCAAGTCCTTGAGAGACTTATTTGTCAAATGCAAGGCACTTCGGGAAATCGCGGACCCGCGTAAAGGGCTCGATACTGGTAACAACGACCGCTTTATTCGCTATTGGTGGGAAGTTGGATCTCAGCACTCGAGCTACGATCGAACTGATCTCAAATCTGCGGAAGAAAGTGGGGCTAAATGGTTCCCGTATAACAAGGGTGGAGATTCTAGAAAGTGGTATGGAAATCACTTGTTCGTTGTGAACTGGGCGCACAATGGTTTGGAAATTAGGGAATTTGGGACAGAAGCCGGCGGCACGCCTCGCTCAGCGATTCGCAACCCATCCTACTATTTCTCCCCTTCCATCTCTTGGTCTGACGTTGGAGGACTGGCCTTCCGTTCATACCCACAAGGCTTTATTCATGACAATAAGGGGCCGTCGGTCTTTTCGGCAGATGCTCGGATTACTGCGTCGCTGTTGGCTTATCTAAACTCACCCCTCGCGGCCGAACTGCTATCGGCGATAGCTCCCACGATGAGCACGCAAGTTGGCGATGTAGCCATCCTGCCCGCGCGACAGGCGGATACCTTTACTGACTTGACTAATACCCTCGTTGAAGTGTCTCGCTCCGACTGGGACTCCTTCGAAACTTCCTGGAACTTTAAAGCATTCCCGCTTGTGTGCGGTGTGCGCGAGGCGGCGCTTAGCGCGTTGGTAGCTGAGCATCTGCGTAGGTGGGAGCAATTCTCTCGTAAGCAGCAAGCGCTTGAAAGTAAGAGCAACGAGCTAGTCGCTGCTCTCTATGGAGTGATGGGTGAGATTGATACAGAAGTGACGTTGGATCGAGTCTCGCTTGGACGAAACGCCGCGTTCATATACGGCCCCGGGCTATCCGAAGGAGAGTGTTCAAAACGGTCAACGTGTGAACTGATCAAGGAACTGATCTCCTACGCCGTGGGTTGCATGTTCGGCCGCTACAGCCTCGACGAGCCCGGGCTGATCCTCGCTGACCGGAGCACGACGTTGCAGGACTACCTCACTAAGGTGCCGGCGCCTACCTTCACACCGGACGCGGACAACGTCTTACCCGTCGTGGACGGCGACTGGTTTGAGGACGACATCGTCGCGGGATTCCGCCGCTTCCTCCGAGTTGCTTTCGGGGAGCAGCACTTCGAGGAAAATCTTCGGTTCGTCGCCGACTCGCTCGGGGTGAAGGACATACGCGACTACTTCCTCAAGTCCTTTTACAAGGACCACGTCCAGCGCTACAAGAAGCGCCCCATCTACTGGCTCTTCTCAAGCCCCAAGGGTTCTTTCAACGCGCTCATCTACATGCACCGCTACACGCCATCGACGGTCTCGACGGTTCTAAACGAGTACCTGCGCGAGTTCAACGCCAAGCTGGAATCCAGCCTCCAGCATCAGGAGCGCCTTGCTGCGGGCGGTGGCACTTCTCGTCAACAGGCGGCGGCGCAGAAGGAAGCGGATCGGCTGCGCAAGGTACTGCTGGAGCTTGATGAGTACGAGCACGACGTTCTTTACCCGTTGGCGTCGCAGCAGATTTCGATCGATCTGGACGACGGTGTGAAGGTGAACTATCCGAAGTTCGGCGCTGCTCTGAAGAAGATTCCCGGCCTGGAAGCAAGCGAATGA